In the Daphnia pulicaria isolate SC F1-1A chromosome 2, SC_F0-13Bv2, whole genome shotgun sequence genome, one interval contains:
- the LOC124327845 gene encoding protein phosphatase inhibitor 2-like isoform X2 encodes MAENLMKVPVKGILKNSTSFEGSSSTKGSANRGAKWDEMNILATHHPPDKDYGHMKIEEPKTPFSYHGEDSGDEGDNHEIDSKLLTERLLADKEKLEIQNETVVSDDEGEEEDEETPNDKAKRRSFEHKRKSHYNEFMAVKLARQLMQKDEEEVENNEEDRLPEKDSCVEVEETEVDDVEGMDIIDQSQSSS; translated from the exons ATGGCTGAAAATTTAATGAAAGTTCCAGTGAaaggaatattaaaaaattctacTAGTTTTGAAGGATCTTCCTCTACTAAAgg gtctgccaacagagGTGCAAAATGGGatgaaatgaatattttaGCTACACATCATCCACCTGATAAAGATTATGGTCACATGAAGATTGAAGAGCCAAAAACACCATTTAGTTATCATGGAGAAGATTCTGGGGATGAGGGAGATAATCATGAAATAGATAGTAAACTTCTAACTGAAAG ATTGTTGGCTGATAAAGAGAaacttgaaattcaaaatgaaactgTTGTATCTGATGATGAGGGAGAggaggaagatgaagaaacTCCAAATGATAAAG CTAAAAGGAGATCTTTTGAACACAAACGTAAATCACATTATAATGAATTCATGGCTGTGAAATTAGCTAGACAGCTTATGCAaaaggatgaagaagaagttgaaaacAATGAAGAAGACAGACTACCTGAAAAGGACTCTTGTGTCGAAGTGGAGGAAACTGAAGTTGATGATGTAGAAG GTATGGACATAATTGATCAATCACAGAGTTCCAGTTGA
- the LOC124327844 gene encoding DNA ligase 4-like isoform X2, giving the protein MYSVMCLLLPHLDRSRGAYGIKEASLAKLYINIFSLPKDGVDAIRLLKYKVPKTTQRIAKDFSDVCYDILKDRCGSSISSGTIADINLFLDNLSKTSSKKTENTERILKPILMKLSALEQKWLIRIILRNVKLTGMSEKAVLSTYHPDAKELYDVSNDLEKVCATLIDPLNRTSGIEISLFNPFRPMLADRLSISKILTKMNNKPFYVETKLDGERTQIHKRGKRYGFYTRRGFDYTPSYGTDPSTGNFTPRLHDCFPESVTSCILDGEMVAWNVNGSFIVSKGANTDVKSMSPTGELVPCFVAFDILLLNDEVLSNLPYKERLKFLESTVKVKESVLHFPNRKLVSTKAEVENLLNEAIDQREEGIVLKSPDSIYKPNERKGGWVKVKPEYVGDMMDHLDVIILGGYHGQGRRRNLISMFLLGLAVPSIEGNQLEFYSFARVGSGFSDEQLMGLLGKLDPYWQKWDKKAPPPMIHFGREKPDVWINPSSSAILEIKASEIVLSNSYKAGITLRFPRVQRIREDRAWDSCMTLSEVIEMRKYASGKLATRHCSFTEDTPASKRIKLAGLTAVVAAPFQSADTSDVKKSSSCFSKKEICVLNGSDSLTKQELERKVVSGGGTVVQNPGHVTFCIVAFKDDMRVKSLKNRPKWDIVRPPWLLRCLNFDRLVPFRPEDLMIATRATEEKMMQNYDKFGNSLREPTSVEDVALILQRVQDLEHPTPLSMYEIANLEYEIFGQLPKYGIFRTCVVYVDLFETISDPNSQVISRELEIISFDLRIYGAQVLNRMDSSVTHVVCDPVSYPHRAIDWKTTNHQREVKFKLVRLEWVEHSINKGRLVDEMQYYP; this is encoded by the exons ATGTACTCTGTGATGTGCCTTCTCCTTCCTCATCTCGATCGTTCAAGAGGAGCATATGGTATTAAAGAGGCATCTTTAGCAAAATTATACATAAACATATTTAGTCTTCCAAAGGATGGGGTGGATGCGATTAGATTGCTAAAATACAA AGTTCCCAAGACAACCCAAAGAATTGCCAAAGATTTTTCTGATGTCTGTTATGACATTCTAAAGGATCGTTGTGGTTCAAGTATTAGTTCTGGGACTATTGCTGACATcaatctctttttggacaaTTTGTCAAagacatcatcaaaaaaaacagaaaatacagAAAGAATTCTCAAACCAATTTTGATGAAGTTATCTGCTCTAGAACAAAAGTGGCTAATAAGAATAATTCTTAGGAATGTTAAATTGACTGGGATGAGTGAAAAGGCTGTCCTATCTACCTATCATCCAGATGCTAAAGAATTGTATGATGTATCTAATGACCTTGAGAAAGTCTGTGCAACATTGATCGACCCGTTAAATAGAACTTCTGGAATAGAAATTTCGCTTTTTAATCCATTTCGTCCCATGTTAGCGGATAGACTTTCGATATCTAAAATTCTTACGAAAATGAACAACAAGCCGTTCTACGTCGAAACAAAATTAGATGGAGAAAGGACTCAAATTCATAAACGaggaaaaag ATACGGTTTCTATACTCGACGTGGATTTGATTACACGCCAAGCTATGGAACTGATCCCTCGACTGGAAACTTTACTCCGCGTCTACACGACTGTTTTCCCGAATCTGTGACCAGTTGTATTCTAGATGGAGAGATGGTGGCTTGGAATGTTAACGGATCCTTTATCGTATCTAAGGGTGCAAATACTGATGTCAAGTCAATGTCTCCTACAGGAGAACTAGTTCCATGTTTCGTCGCCTTTGATATTCTTCTACTGAATGATGAAGTCCTATCCAATCTACCATATAAG GAGCGATTGAAATTCTTAGAATCGACAGTAAAGGTAAAAGAAAGCGTTCTTCATTTTCCCAACCGTAAGCTAGTTTCTACCAAAgcggaagtggaaaacttgCTCAATGAAGCAATCGATCAACGGGAAGAAGGAATCGTTTTAAAAAGTCCAGATTCAATCTACAAACCGAATGAACGTAAAGGAGGATGGGTGAAA gtCAAACCAGAATATGTAGGCGACATGATGGATCATTTAG atGTGATTATTCTGGGTGGTTATCACGgacagggaagaagaagaaatctgaTTTCGATGTTTTTGCTTGGCCTGGCTGTTCCGTCCATTGAAGGGAACCAATTGGAATTTTATTCGTTTGCCAGGGTAGGATCGGGATTTTCGGATGAACAACTAATGGGTTTGCTCGGAAAGCTGGATCCCTATTGGCAAAAGTGGGATAAAAAAGCTCCTCCGCCAATGATTcactttggaagagaaaaaccGGATGTATGGATCAATCCGTCGTCATCAGCAATACTTGAG ATTAAAGCATCGGAAATTGTCTTAAGCAATTCTTATAAGGCTGGAATAACTTTACGATTTCCGAGAGTGCAGCGTATTCGTGAAGACCGAGCTTGGGATTCCTGTATGACTCTAAGCGAAGTAATCGAAATGAGAAAATATGCTTCAGGGAAGCTTGCCACTCGACACTGTAGCTTTACAG AAGATACACCTGCTAGCAAACGGATTAAATTAGCAGGCTTGACTGCAGTCGTTGCAGCTCCATTCCAATCAGCAGATACATCTGATGTCAAAAAATCATCCagttgtttttctaaaaaagagaTTTGCGTTTTGAATGGCTCTGACTCTCTAACGAAACAGGAACTAGAACGAAAGGTAGTTTCGGGAGGCGGTACTGTTGTCCAGAATCCAG GGCATGTAACGTTTTGTATCGTTGCTTTTAAAGATGATATGCGGGTTAAAAGTCTCAAGAATAGACCGAAATGGGATATTGTTCGTCCACCATGGTTACTTCGTTGCTTAAATTTTGATCGTCTTGTTCCTTTCCGGCCTGAAGACTTAATGATCGCCACCCGAGCCACGGAGGAAAAAATGATGCAAAACTATGATAAATTTGGCAATAGCTTGAGAGAACCTACTTCAGTTGAAGATGTTGCTTTAATCCTTCAGCGTGTCCAAGATTTG gaacATCCAACGCCATTAAGCATGTATGAAATTGCAAATCTGGAGTATGAGATATTTGGACAACTACCTAAATATGGTATATTTCGAACTTGCGTCGTTTACGTCGATTTATTTGAGACTATATCTGATCCGAACAGTCAAGTGATTTCTCGAGAGCtagaaataatttcttttgatctTCGTATCTATGGTGCCCAAGTTTTGAATCGCATGGACTCATCTGTCACTCACGTAGTATGCGATCCGGTTTCATATCCTCACCGCGCGATTGACTGGAAAACAACCAACCATCAGCGGGAAGTCAAGTTCAAATTGGTCCGATTAGAGTGGGTCGAACATTCCATAAATAAAGGAAGATTAGTTGATGAAATGCAATATTATCCTTGA
- the LOC124327844 gene encoding DNA ligase 4-like isoform X1 — protein MLFSEFCNACEEISSSKRSDKQESLSKFLSKCREIVLKDSNFTMYSVMCLLLPHLDRSRGAYGIKEASLAKLYINIFSLPKDGVDAIRLLKYKVPKTTQRIAKDFSDVCYDILKDRCGSSISSGTIADINLFLDNLSKTSSKKTENTERILKPILMKLSALEQKWLIRIILRNVKLTGMSEKAVLSTYHPDAKELYDVSNDLEKVCATLIDPLNRTSGIEISLFNPFRPMLADRLSISKILTKMNNKPFYVETKLDGERTQIHKRGKRYGFYTRRGFDYTPSYGTDPSTGNFTPRLHDCFPESVTSCILDGEMVAWNVNGSFIVSKGANTDVKSMSPTGELVPCFVAFDILLLNDEVLSNLPYKERLKFLESTVKVKESVLHFPNRKLVSTKAEVENLLNEAIDQREEGIVLKSPDSIYKPNERKGGWVKVKPEYVGDMMDHLDVIILGGYHGQGRRRNLISMFLLGLAVPSIEGNQLEFYSFARVGSGFSDEQLMGLLGKLDPYWQKWDKKAPPPMIHFGREKPDVWINPSSSAILEIKASEIVLSNSYKAGITLRFPRVQRIREDRAWDSCMTLSEVIEMRKYASGKLATRHCSFTEDTPASKRIKLAGLTAVVAAPFQSADTSDVKKSSSCFSKKEICVLNGSDSLTKQELERKVVSGGGTVVQNPGHVTFCIVAFKDDMRVKSLKNRPKWDIVRPPWLLRCLNFDRLVPFRPEDLMIATRATEEKMMQNYDKFGNSLREPTSVEDVALILQRVQDLEHPTPLSMYEIANLEYEIFGQLPKYGIFRTCVVYVDLFETISDPNSQVISRELEIISFDLRIYGAQVLNRMDSSVTHVVCDPVSYPHRAIDWKTTNHQREVKFKLVRLEWVEHSINKGRLVDEMQYYP, from the exons ATgttattttctgaattttgcaATGCGTGTGAAGAAATTAGTTCAAGCAAAAGAAGTGACAAACAGGAGAGTCTTAGTAAGTTTCTAAGCAAATGTAGGGAGATTGTTTTGAAAGATTCAAACTTCACTATGTACTCTGTGATGTGCCTTCTCCTTCCTCATCTCGATCGTTCAAGAGGAGCATATGGTATTAAAGAGGCATCTTTAGCAAAATTATACATAAACATATTTAGTCTTCCAAAGGATGGGGTGGATGCGATTAGATTGCTAAAATACAA AGTTCCCAAGACAACCCAAAGAATTGCCAAAGATTTTTCTGATGTCTGTTATGACATTCTAAAGGATCGTTGTGGTTCAAGTATTAGTTCTGGGACTATTGCTGACATcaatctctttttggacaaTTTGTCAAagacatcatcaaaaaaaacagaaaatacagAAAGAATTCTCAAACCAATTTTGATGAAGTTATCTGCTCTAGAACAAAAGTGGCTAATAAGAATAATTCTTAGGAATGTTAAATTGACTGGGATGAGTGAAAAGGCTGTCCTATCTACCTATCATCCAGATGCTAAAGAATTGTATGATGTATCTAATGACCTTGAGAAAGTCTGTGCAACATTGATCGACCCGTTAAATAGAACTTCTGGAATAGAAATTTCGCTTTTTAATCCATTTCGTCCCATGTTAGCGGATAGACTTTCGATATCTAAAATTCTTACGAAAATGAACAACAAGCCGTTCTACGTCGAAACAAAATTAGATGGAGAAAGGACTCAAATTCATAAACGaggaaaaag ATACGGTTTCTATACTCGACGTGGATTTGATTACACGCCAAGCTATGGAACTGATCCCTCGACTGGAAACTTTACTCCGCGTCTACACGACTGTTTTCCCGAATCTGTGACCAGTTGTATTCTAGATGGAGAGATGGTGGCTTGGAATGTTAACGGATCCTTTATCGTATCTAAGGGTGCAAATACTGATGTCAAGTCAATGTCTCCTACAGGAGAACTAGTTCCATGTTTCGTCGCCTTTGATATTCTTCTACTGAATGATGAAGTCCTATCCAATCTACCATATAAG GAGCGATTGAAATTCTTAGAATCGACAGTAAAGGTAAAAGAAAGCGTTCTTCATTTTCCCAACCGTAAGCTAGTTTCTACCAAAgcggaagtggaaaacttgCTCAATGAAGCAATCGATCAACGGGAAGAAGGAATCGTTTTAAAAAGTCCAGATTCAATCTACAAACCGAATGAACGTAAAGGAGGATGGGTGAAA gtCAAACCAGAATATGTAGGCGACATGATGGATCATTTAG atGTGATTATTCTGGGTGGTTATCACGgacagggaagaagaagaaatctgaTTTCGATGTTTTTGCTTGGCCTGGCTGTTCCGTCCATTGAAGGGAACCAATTGGAATTTTATTCGTTTGCCAGGGTAGGATCGGGATTTTCGGATGAACAACTAATGGGTTTGCTCGGAAAGCTGGATCCCTATTGGCAAAAGTGGGATAAAAAAGCTCCTCCGCCAATGATTcactttggaagagaaaaaccGGATGTATGGATCAATCCGTCGTCATCAGCAATACTTGAG ATTAAAGCATCGGAAATTGTCTTAAGCAATTCTTATAAGGCTGGAATAACTTTACGATTTCCGAGAGTGCAGCGTATTCGTGAAGACCGAGCTTGGGATTCCTGTATGACTCTAAGCGAAGTAATCGAAATGAGAAAATATGCTTCAGGGAAGCTTGCCACTCGACACTGTAGCTTTACAG AAGATACACCTGCTAGCAAACGGATTAAATTAGCAGGCTTGACTGCAGTCGTTGCAGCTCCATTCCAATCAGCAGATACATCTGATGTCAAAAAATCATCCagttgtttttctaaaaaagagaTTTGCGTTTTGAATGGCTCTGACTCTCTAACGAAACAGGAACTAGAACGAAAGGTAGTTTCGGGAGGCGGTACTGTTGTCCAGAATCCAG GGCATGTAACGTTTTGTATCGTTGCTTTTAAAGATGATATGCGGGTTAAAAGTCTCAAGAATAGACCGAAATGGGATATTGTTCGTCCACCATGGTTACTTCGTTGCTTAAATTTTGATCGTCTTGTTCCTTTCCGGCCTGAAGACTTAATGATCGCCACCCGAGCCACGGAGGAAAAAATGATGCAAAACTATGATAAATTTGGCAATAGCTTGAGAGAACCTACTTCAGTTGAAGATGTTGCTTTAATCCTTCAGCGTGTCCAAGATTTG gaacATCCAACGCCATTAAGCATGTATGAAATTGCAAATCTGGAGTATGAGATATTTGGACAACTACCTAAATATGGTATATTTCGAACTTGCGTCGTTTACGTCGATTTATTTGAGACTATATCTGATCCGAACAGTCAAGTGATTTCTCGAGAGCtagaaataatttcttttgatctTCGTATCTATGGTGCCCAAGTTTTGAATCGCATGGACTCATCTGTCACTCACGTAGTATGCGATCCGGTTTCATATCCTCACCGCGCGATTGACTGGAAAACAACCAACCATCAGCGGGAAGTCAAGTTCAAATTGGTCCGATTAGAGTGGGTCGAACATTCCATAAATAAAGGAAGATTAGTTGATGAAATGCAATATTATCCTTGA
- the LOC124327846 gene encoding uncharacterized protein LOC124327846, producing the protein MWRYLVSCLVFISFICTPSNQSPQSSFFGWPLSETKETDSQATSNTPTPNKDVSQSSQLPAKDKLDGFEVVSPKPEILTNLPENVNSTSFNAPTLLQKDNLTSGLTNYLSDEISSFLTTSVVFLGAALGRDGCDLKAACLAGTLVPHVQGRDIAVVAAEPLVPEVWKGFYEAAKSSMIQGQDCSKFDCV; encoded by the exons ATGTGGCGATATTTGGTTTCCTGCCtagttttcatttcctttatcTGCACACCTTCTAATCAATCTCCTCAGAGTTCTTTCTTTGGATGGCCACTAAGTGAAACTAAGGAAACTGACAGTCAAGCCACTTCAAACACACCTACACCTAATAAGGATGTTTCACAAAGTTCTCAGTTACCTGCCAAAGATAAACTTGATGGGTTTGAAGTTGTTTCTCCTAAACCTGAAATTCTAACAAATCTACCTGAAA ATGTAAACTCAACATCATTTAATGCTCCGACACTTCTTCAAAAAGACAATCTGACATCTGGATTAACAAATTATCTGAGTGATGAAATAAGTTCATTTCTTACAACTAGTGTGGTATTTCTAGGAGCTGCACTAGGACGTGATGGATGTGATCTGAAAGCTGCTTGCTTAGCAGGAACTTTAGTACCACATGTACAAGGAAGAGATATAGCTGTTGT tgCTGCAGAACCACTAGTGCCTGAAGTTTGGAAGGGTTTTTATGAAGCTGCCAAATCAAGCATGATACAAGGACAAGATTGCAGCAAATTTGATTGTGTTTGA
- the LOC124327845 gene encoding protein phosphatase inhibitor 2-like isoform X1, translated as MAENLMKVPVKGILKNSTSFEGSSSTKGSANRGAKWDEMNILATHHPPDKDYGHMKIEEPKTPFSYHGEDSGDEGDNHEIDSKLLTERLLADKEKLEIQNETVVSDDEGEEEDEETPNDKAKRRSFEHKRKSHYNEFMAVKLARQLMQKDEEEVENNEEDRLPEKDSCVEVEETEVDDVEAYNAGMDIIDQSQSSS; from the exons ATGGCTGAAAATTTAATGAAAGTTCCAGTGAaaggaatattaaaaaattctacTAGTTTTGAAGGATCTTCCTCTACTAAAgg gtctgccaacagagGTGCAAAATGGGatgaaatgaatattttaGCTACACATCATCCACCTGATAAAGATTATGGTCACATGAAGATTGAAGAGCCAAAAACACCATTTAGTTATCATGGAGAAGATTCTGGGGATGAGGGAGATAATCATGAAATAGATAGTAAACTTCTAACTGAAAG ATTGTTGGCTGATAAAGAGAaacttgaaattcaaaatgaaactgTTGTATCTGATGATGAGGGAGAggaggaagatgaagaaacTCCAAATGATAAAG CTAAAAGGAGATCTTTTGAACACAAACGTAAATCACATTATAATGAATTCATGGCTGTGAAATTAGCTAGACAGCTTATGCAaaaggatgaagaagaagttgaaaacAATGAAGAAGACAGACTACCTGAAAAGGACTCTTGTGTCGAAGTGGAGGAAACTGAAGTTGATGATGTAGAAG cttACAATGCAGGTATGGACATAATTGATCAATCACAGAGTTCCAGTTGA